ACTCGGCGACCTCGCCAGCTCTATCCCTTACTATTACTTGCATCGCAAAATCCTTAATTAAAAAACGTCACAATCGTTTTCTATGCCTGCTTGGCAATAAGCTCTAGTGGCAATGTGCTAAACCCATAGGCAAGTAATCCACCTGACTGGCGACGAGAGTCGGCCAGACTGCCATCGACGCCAGCACATTTATCAAGAATGACATTCAACATTATTTCAGCTTCCACACGGGCCAGAGGAGCGCCTAGACAATGGTGAATACCGCGACCAAAGGTGATGTGCTTGGTAATATTTTTCCGGCCAATAATGAAATTTTCCGGTTCCGGAAAGATGCTTTCATCGTGATTGGCTGAGGCCATGAAAAACGCAACCCAATCTCCAGCTTTTATTTCTTGACCTGAAATTTCACAATCCTTTAGAACCAGACGAAAAAGACGCTGTGGAGGCCCATCTCTACGAAGACACTCCTCCATGAATGGTCGTATCAAACCGCGATCTTCATTTAGCTTTGAAAACCATGATGGATCTTCCAGCATCACACCCATCAAGTTACCAATGAAATAGGTAGTGGTCTCGGCACCGGCAACTACCAAGGTGATACAGAATAAAGTCACCTCTTCTTTAGAAAGAATATCGCCTTGGTATTCAGCGTTAATGAATGCCGTCATAAGATCATCAGAGACCTCTAGACCTGCCGCAATGTCTGCGTAGCGCTTTTCAACTTTATCGACAAAGTAGTGAAATAGTTCTTCATTGCAGGCCTGACGCTCTGCTGGCGTGAAGTCCGATGACACCATGAAAGCATTCGCCCAGCGCACAAGAAGCTTATAGTCTTCGCGGGGCAAGCCCATCAGGTAAGTCATTACCATGGCGGGAATAACCCCAGCCACTTCCACCATAAAGTCCATCTTGGTATTCAAGGACGCATCGACAATTTTGATAATGTCTGCACGCAGGCGATCAACAATGTCATCGTGAATTCGCTTAGGCGTAAAAGCCATTTTTGCTAAATTTCTAAGCGCGGTATGACGCGGACGATCATGGTTTACCAACATCAAGCTAGGCGCACTTGAATTGGCTTGCATCGGATCTTCCGATGAAAATATTTCGGGATTACGCAGTACGTAGTCAACATCTTCATAGCGTGTTACGACCCATGCTGGATAAGGCGTATCAACACCAGGCACTGTGCCGGGCGGATAATCTAGCAAGCCATTTACAGGCGGGTGAGCACGTAACTGCTTATAAACCGGGTAGGGATTACTGATACATTCCGGCGATAACATATTTCTAACAAGGAGTTCGATATCCGTCTCTGTACTACTCATAGCGTTATTACTCATATCTTCCTCATCAATTTATTAACCATTCTGAACATGCCTGAATATGGCGGTGTGACAAATCCGGATACATCGATAAATCCAGATTTATACACCGCCCTATTATTTGAAAACTCTTTGAAACCGTACTCACCGCGATACTTACCCATACCGCTGCCGCCAACGCCGCCAAATGGCAGATCATCGTTGGCATACTGAAAAATCACGTCGTTCTTAACGAGGCCGCCCGAACTGGTTTCACACGCAACGCGTCTAAATTCAGCTTCGCTGCGACCAAAGTAATAAATAACTAAGGGATGGGAGGATTTGTTGATATAGGTGATTTGTTCGCTAAGATCGCCAATCGTTTTAATAAGTAATACTGGCCCGAATATCTCGGCGCAATTAATCCCGGCATCGTCGGAGGGGTCAATTAAAACGGATAATTGGTAAGCCGATTTATTGGTCCCTGAAAATCTAATAATACGTCCGCCCTGACTCTCGGCCTCAGACACCAAATTATCTAAACGCTGTCTGTGCCGGTCGTTAACAACGGCGACTGAATCAGCAGAGCCTTGTGAAGAATCGATAATTTCAACGGCAGTTTTTAATTCCGCTAGAAATGACTCTAATCTGTCCGGCGCGATTAAAAGATAATCAGGGGCAATACAGATTTGTCCGGCATTAAAGTACTTACCAAAGGCAACACGCTTCGCGGTCAATGTTAGATCCGCCGAATTACTAACAATAACCGGCGATTTGCCACCTAACTCAAGGGTAAGTGGAACAAGGTGGTCAGCCGCATCACGCATAATATGGCGGGCGACCGTTTCGCCGCCGGTGTAAATAATATGATCAAACGGGAGTTTAACGAAGGCCTGAGCAACGTCGACGTCACCACAGGCTACCGACACTTCACCCTCGGAAAAATATTTGGCGATTAAGCTTTCCAGTAACGCCGATGTTGCTGGTGTTGCCTCTGAAGGCTTTATAAACGCGCGGTTACCTGCCGCAAGTACCGAAACCAAGGGCGAAAGCGCCAAATTTATAGGGAAGTTCCATGGACTTACAATACCCACAACACCTTTTGGAAAGGCCTCAACATAGGTCTTGGCACCACTCATTCTCAAACTTAAATCGGGTGTGCGACGCTCCGCTTTCATCCAGAACTTTAAATTCTTTAAGGCATGATTTACTGACTTAATAGTCGTAGTGATGTCGGCAAAGGAGCTCTGATCTACTGAGCGATAGCCAAAATCATGTGATAAAGCCTCGCACCATGCAGTTTCATTCTCAGACAGCATAGCTTTAACACGACCTAGGCGATCCAACCTTATGGCAAGCGAAGGAAAACGCTCCAGCTGGTAGGCACTGCGCAAAGTATCTAATTGGCGCTCAAGATGAATACTCACATCCACAACCTGCTCTAATCATTATCATTTCGAGCAAGAATATACGCCAAAAGAAATAGTGTCAACTCGACACTATTTCTTTTCATTATAATGTCACAGACCAAAGATCTTGACACTGTGTCCAATCGACCCTAAATTCACATACAAATCAATATATTGGGAAGCAAATTGAATAACCGCTGGAAAAAACACGACGACGTGCCCGTCAATCAAGAAACCGCACCAAATATGTTTTTGGACTATTTTTATCCCATTCATTTTTCTATTGGGATGAAGATTGAAGCCGGATTGATGGAGTGCGGCCGTTTAGATCGCCACCAAACTGTGATCATGTGGATACTTCGCTCAGAAACAGCTCGCAGCGGTGAGAAGGCTATCAGCCGCAAAGACATTGTGAGATTAATGACAAACTGGTATGACATCACTAGCAGCAGTGTTTCCAAAGCCTTACGCGCACTTTCCAAAGCCCCACTGAACTATATAGAGCTGGAAGAAGACCCAAATTCAGGACGTGAAAAACTCATCACACTCACCCCAGCAGGGCAGCAACACTGCAATGAAATGATCGCGAGTGCCTGCAATGTGATTAAACGTATTACTGAGAATTTTTCTGACGACGAAAATAAAATGGGCGTCTATATGTTTATGCGTATGGATGACGAATTTTCGAAAATCAGGAGCTGATACTAGCTCCCTTGTAGCTATCATCGATTAGGCTAGTGGACTATTTGTAGGCTGATGGCTCCGTTAAAAGCTTCACATACACAGTAGAGCATGCATAAGCTCAAAAGAAGTTGTCTTCGCAACTTGTCATATTACCCTCGATATGTGGCATACCGCGCCTTAGCATGAGTTATTGGCCGTATAAACGGTTGCGATGTCCGTGGACAACAGCGTAAACACCCTGGCGAAACGGCTCAATCACCGCCGGATTCGAAAGCGGAATATCCCCCCTTATTTAAATCAGTTCAATATGCTTTGCAAAATGCGAATCAATCTTGAATTGAGCGACTCTGCAACACCAAAAATTAATATTTCCCATATAAAACATAGACTTAAAATATCACAGTAGTGGCCCAGTCATTGCTTAACTAGCGCGTATGCACCGTAACTAGCGATTAAGTAACTCGAGACAAGAAATATGACTGAACATATCGGATTCCTAAGAAACCTTAGCTGGATCGCCGCTGGTGAAATGATGGTGAGAGTATCGCGTCTAATTACTACCTTAGTATTGGCCCGCTACTTAAGCCTTAATGATTACGGGCTAGCGGCCTTAGCGATAGCAACAGCTGAAATAGTCCGCGTTCTCGCTAGCAACGGTATTGGTAATTTAATCGTCAAAGCCGAAAACCACAAACTGGCCGTGGTGAGTGCCACCGTATTTTGGCTAAATTTGGCCTTAGGGCTAGTAATGTTTGCATTGCAGTACTCCCTTTCACCGCATATCGCCGCTCTATACAACGCACCCGTGCTGTCAGACCTTCTTCGAGCTCTCTCTGTCACGCACCTAATTTATCCTTTTGCCATGGTGCAATTCAATCTACTACAGCGCAGCAATCGCATGAAGGAAGCCGGGCTAATAATGGGCCTGACAGTAACTGCTGACAATCTCATTGCTGCTGGCCTCGCGATTGCAGGCTTCGGTGTATGGTCGGTTATTTGGCCAAAAATCGGTGCAGCCTTAGTCTGGGTGATCGTTATAAACCGACAAGTAACTTGGCAACCACGCTGGCAGCTTGCTCTCTCTGAACTTAAATCTATGCGCCGCTATTCTGGAGGCGTATTAATGGCTGAATGCCTACGAAACGGACGCAATCAAATTGACCTATTCATATTGGGACGAGTACTGAGTCCGGATCTATTTGGGCTATATGCCTTTGCAAGAAATGCTGGACTAGGCATTAGCTTGTCACTAACACAGGGATTTAATACTGCATTACTCCCTAAGCTATGCGAAGCACAGCGCTCAGGAGAAAACCTTGTTAAGAGCTATATCAGCGCGCTAAAAACCGGGATGACTTTCATCGCGCCAATTATCTTATTGCAAGCCGTCCTAGCCCCCATATATGTACCGTTACTATTTGGCGAACAGTGGGCCGATGCCAGCTTACTGATCAGCTGCCTTTGCCTGTCGGCAATACCACGCATGATATTTGAATCGGGCAGTATGTTTTTCAGGGCGGGCAATGATTTAAGAAAAGAAAATATATTAGCCATCACTTTCACCTCAGTATTCTGTGTGGCTATTGTCTTCGCGGCGCAATGGGGTGCACTGACAGTCACGATGACAATGATTGCCCTCTACCTGCTTGCCGCTATCGTATTAATAGAAGGTCTCGTTTCAAAAGATTACAACAGCCACAGAGCTCTGGCGTAGTTACATCAATTAAACCCCACTTCTGCATTTTCCTAGCTCTA
This portion of the Zhongshania sp. R06B22 genome encodes:
- a CDS encoding winged helix DNA-binding protein; amino-acid sequence: MNNRWKKHDDVPVNQETAPNMFLDYFYPIHFSIGMKIEAGLMECGRLDRHQTVIMWILRSETARSGEKAISRKDIVRLMTNWYDITSSSVSKALRALSKAPLNYIELEEDPNSGREKLITLTPAGQQHCNEMIASACNVIKRITENFSDDENKMGVYMFMRMDDEFSKIRS
- a CDS encoding oligosaccharide flippase family protein; translated protein: MTEHIGFLRNLSWIAAGEMMVRVSRLITTLVLARYLSLNDYGLAALAIATAEIVRVLASNGIGNLIVKAENHKLAVVSATVFWLNLALGLVMFALQYSLSPHIAALYNAPVLSDLLRALSVTHLIYPFAMVQFNLLQRSNRMKEAGLIMGLTVTADNLIAAGLAIAGFGVWSVIWPKIGAALVWVIVINRQVTWQPRWQLALSELKSMRRYSGGVLMAECLRNGRNQIDLFILGRVLSPDLFGLYAFARNAGLGISLSLTQGFNTALLPKLCEAQRSGENLVKSYISALKTGMTFIAPIILLQAVLAPIYVPLLFGEQWADASLLISCLCLSAIPRMIFESGSMFFRAGNDLRKENILAITFTSVFCVAIVFAAQWGALTVTMTMIALYLLAAIVLIEGLVSKDYNSHRALA
- a CDS encoding aldehyde dehydrogenase family protein is translated as MSIHLERQLDTLRSAYQLERFPSLAIRLDRLGRVKAMLSENETAWCEALSHDFGYRSVDQSSFADITTTIKSVNHALKNLKFWMKAERRTPDLSLRMSGAKTYVEAFPKGVVGIVSPWNFPINLALSPLVSVLAAGNRAFIKPSEATPATSALLESLIAKYFSEGEVSVACGDVDVAQAFVKLPFDHIIYTGGETVARHIMRDAADHLVPLTLELGGKSPVIVSNSADLTLTAKRVAFGKYFNAGQICIAPDYLLIAPDRLESFLAELKTAVEIIDSSQGSADSVAVVNDRHRQRLDNLVSEAESQGGRIIRFSGTNKSAYQLSVLIDPSDDAGINCAEIFGPVLLIKTIGDLSEQITYINKSSHPLVIYYFGRSEAEFRRVACETSSGGLVKNDVIFQYANDDLPFGGVGGSGMGKYRGEYGFKEFSNNRAVYKSGFIDVSGFVTPPYSGMFRMVNKLMRKI
- a CDS encoding cytochrome P450, with the protein product MSNNAMSSTETDIELLVRNMLSPECISNPYPVYKQLRAHPPVNGLLDYPPGTVPGVDTPYPAWVVTRYEDVDYVLRNPEIFSSEDPMQANSSAPSLMLVNHDRPRHTALRNLAKMAFTPKRIHDDIVDRLRADIIKIVDASLNTKMDFMVEVAGVIPAMVMTYLMGLPREDYKLLVRWANAFMVSSDFTPAERQACNEELFHYFVDKVEKRYADIAAGLEVSDDLMTAFINAEYQGDILSKEEVTLFCITLVVAGAETTTYFIGNLMGVMLEDPSWFSKLNEDRGLIRPFMEECLRRDGPPQRLFRLVLKDCEISGQEIKAGDWVAFFMASANHDESIFPEPENFIIGRKNITKHITFGRGIHHCLGAPLARVEAEIMLNVILDKCAGVDGSLADSRRQSGGLLAYGFSTLPLELIAKQA